A section of the Phaseolus vulgaris cultivar G19833 chromosome 8, P. vulgaris v2.0, whole genome shotgun sequence genome encodes:
- the LOC137825023 gene encoding uncharacterized protein, with translation MVATRNNNDAMAEQMTMIQTLQAQMEELRQKGMEDHRQHEEDRRRQEEEIALLREQNTRLQQQVDNPEREGQSHMADRTASLIPTPTNTNPASRAETVERKSSKRGHPFTDEIITTPLPDKWRGLAIKLYDGSTDPDEHLNVYKTQMTLYTTDNNVWCKVFPTSLQGEPLTWFTELPPNSIDDFDILAVKFSTQYATSRPHHMSSMSLLAVQQEKGESLRTFLDRFNKACMHIQGLKQEVALHHLVSAIRPSRFTKSLIKKPPQDMEDLRTRATKFMQIEEHIDYHQRFKTVGSGVLKDQTPNKEREVETERTVRITPRSDRSRGGRIPRFNSYTPLTLPRGRALDEALQTDLIPILKQYQTPPNADTAKHCQYHRNFGHTTEGCQALKDKIEELIQAGHLRQFVKRTRNSRSPPRSTDRSSRGVDRSYRNDYKRRTDHNQASRKRSESPVRRTRARSTSPDRNTRPRQRVREVINMIAGPVNLGEPNHEANYIAGGFAGGGCSNSARKKHLRDIQSAHATTRRRPHIPPITFTDDDFTAIDPAQDDPMVITVEIDKFAIAKTLVDQGSSVDILYWEIFKKMRIPESDIQPHNEQIVGFSGERVDTKGYIDLYTTFGDEDGLHKTINVRYLLVNAQTSYNILLGRPSINRLKAIVSTPHLAMKFPSATNDIATIHVDQKTARECYVASLKSEPTRRLYTTNPDDRVPQKRGRSLTRRSGRHMSRRQMIALVDLDPRMDDPRMEAGEDLHPFPLRDDRHTTHISTSLKPDDRTAIGTTLVKNADLFAWTAADMPGVVPQVITH, from the coding sequence ATGGTTGCGACAAGAAACAACAACGACGCTATGGCAGAACAGATGACTATGATTCAAACCCTCCAAGCTCAGATGGAGGAACTGCGACAAAAGGGGATGGAAGACCATCGCCAACATGAAGAAGATAGACGCcgccaagaagaagaaatcgCCTTATTGAGAGAGCAGAATACACGACTCCAGCAACAGGTCGATAATCCCGAACGAGAAGGCCAATCCCATATGGCCGACCGAACCGCCTCTCTCATACCTACACCGACCAATACCAATCCTGCTTCCAGAGCTGAAACAGTCGAACGAAAGTCCAGTAAAAGGGGTCATCCTTTTACAGACGAAATTATCACCACACCACTTCCTGACAAATGGAGAGGTCTCGCTATTAAACTCTATGACGgctcgaccgacccggacgagcattTAAATGTGTACAAGACAcaaatgactttgtataccACAGATAATAATGTGTGGTGTAAAGTATTCCCCACGTCCCTTCAGGGAGAACCTCTCACTTGGTTTACAGAGCTGCCTCCAAACTCCATTGACGACTTTGACATCTTAGCTGTAAAATTCTCCACTCAATATGCCACCAGCCGACCGCATCACatgtcctccatgtctctcctagcggtacaacaagaaaaaggtgaatctcTCAGAACTTTTCTAGATAGGTTCAACAAAGCATGTATGCACATCCAAGGACTCAAGCAAGAAGTTGCATTGCACCATTTGGTCTCGGCCATCCGGCCGAGCCGTTTTACTAAAAGTCTCATCAAGAAGCCGCCTCAAGACATGGAAGACCTTCGAACTcgagcaaccaaattcatgcaaatcgaAGAACACATCGATTACCACCAACGGTTCAAAACCGTCGGATCTGGAGTCCTCAAAGATCAAACCCCGAACAAAGAAAGAGAAGTCGAGACCGAACGAACCGTCCGAATCACTCCAAGATCCGACCGGAGCAGAGGAGGCCGAATCCCCAGGTTTAACAGTTATACCCCCTTAACTCTGCCGAGGGGACGAGCCCTAGATGAAGCACTACAAACAGACTTAATCCCGATATTGAAGCAATATCAAACGCCACCGAATGCAGACACCGCTAAGCATTGTCAATACCATCGAAACTTCGGCCACACGACCGAAGGATGTCAGGCGTTGAAAGACAAAATCGAAGAGCTCATCCAGGCTGGTCATTTGAGACAGTTCGTTAAGAGGACAAGAAATTCAAGATCCCCACCACGGAGTACCGACCGTTCATCTCGTGGTGTCGACCGGTCATACCGTAACGATTACAAACGCCGAACCGACCATAACCAGGCTTCGCGGAAACGCAGTGAAAGCCCCGTTCGGCGTACACGCGCCCGCAGCACAAGTCCCGACCGAAACACCCGTCCTCGCCAACGAGTCCGcgaagtcatcaacatgattgCTGGACCCGTTAACTTGGGCGAACCGAACCACGAAGCAAATTATATAGCTGGAGGCTTTGCCGGTGGTGGGTGCTCAAATTCCGCCCGAAAGAAACATCTCAGGGACATCCAGTCCGCTCATGCTACCACAAGGAGGCGTCCACACATACCTCCGATCACCTTCACTGACGATGACTTTACAGCTATAGATCCAGCCCAGGACGACCCTATGGTAATCACTGTAGAAATTGACAAGTTCGCAATCGCCAAAACCTTGGTCGACCAAGGTAGCTCGGTCGACATATTATACTGGgaaattttcaagaaaatgcGTATCCCAGAATCAGATATTCAACCCCATAACGAACAAATTGTAGGGTTCTCAGGTGAACGGGTCGACACTAAGGGGTATATAGACTTATATACAACCTTTGGTGACGAAGACGGTCTCCACAAAACAATAAACGTACGATATCTACTAGTTAACGCCCAGacttcctacaacatcctgctcGGCCGACCGTCCATCAACAGATTAAAAGCCATTGTCTCCACCCCacacttagccatgaaattcccttcGGCCACTAACGACATTGCAACCATCCATGTCGATCAAAAAACCGCTAGAGAATGTTATGTCGCAAGTTTGAAAAGTGAGCCAACTCGACGACTCTACACAACCAATCCGGACGACCGAGTCCCACAAAAACGAGGACGATCCCTCACTCGGCGTTCCGGACGGCACATGTCCCGTCGTCAGATGATAGCCCTTGTTGACCTCGACCCTCGTATGGACGATCCTCGTATGGAAGCAGGAGAAGACTTGCATCCATTCCCGCTTCGCGATGATCGCCACACTACGCACATTAGCACTTCGCTGAAGCCGGACGACCGAACGGCCATCGGAACGACACTCGTTAAAAATGCCGACCTGTTCGCCTGGACGGCCGCAGATATGCCTGGCGTAGTCCCACAGGTTATCACTCACTGA